One Gloeocapsa sp. DLM2.Bin57 DNA window includes the following coding sequences:
- a CDS encoding FAD-binding oxidoreductase produces the protein MSLVESILSPEYLTYLRQSDQKWLDIRQGNLPKPETVSTSQSSLTEIDQDVVILGGTLGIMIAAALQALGWRVTVVERGILRGRKQEWNVSRSELDVLLELGLLSPTEVDQAIASEFNPVRIAFHEGYELWVKDVLNIGVDPVFLLATLKDKFLAMGGTLLENTPYQRAIVHPNGVAITAGNTTLKTRLLLDVMGHFSPIAQQSRQGEKPQGVCLVVGSCAQNYPQNQTGDLIASITPIQNQCQYFWEAFPARDGRTTYLFTYLDADPARFSLEFLMAEYLRLLPEYQQLELSQLDFKRFLFGFFPAYQASPLQSPWHRILFIGDSSGAQSPVSFGGFGSMLRHLKRLSLGINEALEIDALNRSDLAWLQPYQPNLSVTWLFQRAMSVRVNQEISPSQINQLMSGVFQSMDKLGEDVLKPFLKDVVQFSGLAKTLPLVNPKLVLPIIPQVGLPSLVDWSWHYLNLALYTGLYPLGESLSPLVKYLTPRQQYLYHRQLDAWQYGAGKDHDL, from the coding sequence ATGAGTTTAGTAGAGAGTATCTTATCACCAGAATATCTAACCTATCTACGCCAATCTGACCAAAAATGGTTAGACATCAGACAAGGAAATCTCCCTAAACCCGAAACCGTTAGCACTAGTCAAAGTAGTTTAACAGAAATAGACCAGGACGTAGTAATCTTAGGCGGTACATTAGGAATTATGATAGCCGCAGCTTTACAAGCATTAGGATGGCGAGTTACTGTAGTTGAAAGAGGGATTTTACGGGGAAGAAAACAGGAATGGAACGTATCAAGATCAGAGTTAGATGTGTTGCTAGAGTTGGGTTTGTTGTCTCCAACAGAAGTAGATCAGGCGATCGCTAGTGAATTTAATCCAGTCAGAATAGCTTTTCATGAAGGTTACGAACTCTGGGTAAAAGATGTTCTCAATATAGGGGTTGATCCAGTTTTTTTGTTAGCAACCCTGAAAGACAAATTTTTAGCCATGGGGGGAACATTATTAGAAAATACCCCTTATCAAAGGGCGATCGTTCATCCTAATGGTGTAGCCATAACCGCGGGTAACACCACTTTAAAAACCCGTTTACTCCTAGATGTAATGGGACATTTTTCCCCGATCGCTCAACAAAGCAGACAGGGAGAAAAACCCCAGGGAGTTTGTTTAGTAGTAGGAAGTTGTGCTCAAAATTATCCTCAAAACCAAACAGGAGATTTAATCGCTTCGATTACACCTATTCAAAATCAATGTCAGTACTTTTGGGAAGCATTTCCCGCGCGAGACGGAAGAACTACCTATTTATTTACTTATCTAGACGCTGATCCTGCTCGATTTAGTTTAGAATTTCTGATGGCAGAATATTTGCGTCTCTTACCTGAATATCAACAGCTAGAATTATCTCAACTAGATTTTAAACGCTTTTTGTTTGGTTTTTTTCCCGCTTATCAAGCTAGTCCTTTACAAAGTCCTTGGCATCGTATTTTATTTATAGGAGATAGTAGCGGTGCGCAATCTCCCGTCAGTTTTGGTGGATTTGGGTCGATGTTACGACATCTCAAACGTTTAAGCTTGGGTATCAATGAAGCGTTAGAAATAGACGCTTTGAATCGAAGTGATTTAGCTTGGTTACAACCCTATCAACCTAATCTCTCGGTGACTTGGTTATTTCAACGCGCGATGAGTGTCAGAGTCAACCAAGAAATATCTCCCTCACAAATTAATCAACTGATGAGTGGAGTATTTCAAAGTATGGATAAATTAGGAGAAGATGTACTCAAACCCTTTTTAAAAGACGTGGTACAATTTTCGGGTTTAGCCAAAACCTTACCCTTAGTCAATCCTAAATTAGTTTTACCGATTATTCCCCAAGTAGGGTTACCTAGTCTAGTTGATTGGAGTTGGCATTATCTGAATTTAGCTTTATATACTGGTTTATATCCTCTAGGAGAGAGTTTATCTCCTTTAGTAAAATATCTTACCCCACGTCAACAATATCTCTATCATCGTCAATTAGATGCTTGGCAATATGGCGCAGGAAAAGACCATGATTTATAA
- a CDS encoding inositol monophosphatase: MSLNQFWTEILDFTENLTKEVGDRLVLDFGKLTPERKSDGTLVTQADKWSDQVIREAIAAKFPTHGVLTEETEHIFPQQDWCWIVDPIDGTTNFTRGIPIWGISLGLLYQGTPVFGLVHFPQIQQTFHGYWYGKTNLTGPVGAYLNHQPIHTSSDSPSQNHIFNLCARSTSILKNPFPCKIRLIGVASYNILLVACGAALGGVEATPKIWDIAAVWAILQAAGGCFTLLNPESNFPLEVGKNYRQVNFPCLTTSNAELVSVFKPKISSIY; encoded by the coding sequence ATGTCTCTAAACCAATTCTGGACAGAAATACTCGATTTTACAGAAAATCTTACTAAAGAAGTAGGCGATCGCTTAGTCTTAGACTTTGGTAAACTAACTCCTGAACGTAAAAGCGATGGAACATTGGTTACTCAAGCAGATAAATGGTCAGATCAAGTAATTAGAGAGGCGATCGCTGCTAAATTCCCAACCCATGGTGTCTTAACCGAAGAAACAGAGCATATTTTCCCCCAACAGGATTGGTGTTGGATTGTCGATCCCATTGATGGAACAACCAACTTTACTAGAGGTATCCCGATTTGGGGAATATCCCTAGGGTTACTTTATCAAGGTACTCCTGTTTTTGGTTTAGTACATTTCCCTCAAATTCAACAAACCTTTCACGGTTATTGGTATGGTAAGACTAATTTAACAGGACCTGTGGGAGCATATCTCAATCACCAACCAATCCACACTAGTAGTGATTCCCCTAGTCAAAATCATATATTTAACCTTTGTGCGCGTAGTACGTCTATACTGAAAAACCCCTTTCCCTGTAAAATTCGTCTGATTGGGGTAGCTAGTTATAATATCTTATTAGTAGCTTGTGGTGCTGCACTAGGCGGAGTAGAAGCTACCCCCAAAATTTGGGATATAGCAGCGGTTTGGGCGATTCTGCAAGCAGCAGGAGGCTGTTTTACCTTACTTAATCCTGAATCTAATTTCCCTTTAGAAGTAGGTAAAAACTATCGTCAAGTTAATTTTCCCTGTTTAACTACTAGTAATGCTGAGTTAGTTTCGGTATTTAAACCTAAGATTTCAAGTATCTATTGA
- a CDS encoding dipeptide epimerase → MQISFELFTVNKRFPLTISRGTTAASTNIWLRLEAEGISGWGEASSFSLSPSHKYTTPELISQLQTISTQLEKFHPLERQKIHQFLSTIAITSPVKAAIDVALQDWLGKSLAMPLWRLWGLDVETIPQLSLTIGISTPELAQARLKNWQTILDIPIIKVKMGNPDGIAADKAMFLAIRALAPSTPITVDANGGWQLTEAIAMSQWLANQGVEYLEQPLSTKDESDLAKLHQESPLPIFVDESCCNSTDLLRLAPYIDGVNLKLMKTGGLTEIMNMIQIAKTLDKQIMYGCYSDSSLANTAMSHLAPLVDYLDLDSHLNLTDDPFVGATVKAGKLIPPDLPGLGVKHRGNQN, encoded by the coding sequence ATGCAAATATCTTTTGAATTATTCACAGTTAATAAACGCTTTCCTCTGACCATTAGTCGCGGTACAACCGCAGCATCTACTAATATTTGGTTACGTCTAGAAGCAGAAGGAATCTCAGGGTGGGGAGAAGCTTCGAGTTTTTCTCTTTCTCCTAGTCACAAGTACACCACACCAGAATTAATCTCACAATTACAGACAATCTCCACTCAATTAGAAAAATTTCACCCCTTAGAAAGACAAAAAATTCACCAATTTTTGAGCACCATAGCTATTACTTCACCAGTTAAAGCAGCTATTGATGTAGCCTTACAAGACTGGTTAGGCAAAAGTTTAGCTATGCCATTATGGCGTTTATGGGGACTAGATGTAGAAACAATCCCACAACTTTCCCTAACCATTGGGATTAGTACTCCAGAATTAGCCCAAGCAAGACTCAAAAATTGGCAAACAATCCTAGATATACCGATAATTAAAGTAAAAATGGGTAATCCTGACGGTATAGCAGCCGATAAAGCGATGTTTCTCGCCATTAGAGCATTAGCACCCTCCACCCCAATAACCGTAGATGCTAATGGAGGTTGGCAATTAACAGAAGCGATCGCCATGTCGCAATGGTTAGCTAATCAAGGGGTAGAATACCTCGAACAACCCCTAAGTACAAAGGATGAATCCGATTTAGCTAAATTGCACCAAGAATCACCCTTACCTATTTTTGTAGATGAAAGCTGTTGTAATAGCACTGATTTACTGAGGTTAGCTCCCTATATCGATGGAGTTAATTTAAAACTAATGAAAACAGGTGGTTTAACCGAAATCATGAATATGATTCAAATAGCAAAAACTCTTGATAAACAAATTATGTATGGGTGCTATTCTGATAGTAGCCTAGCTAATACCGCCATGTCTCATTTAGCTCCTCTAGTAGATTATCTAGACTTAGATAGTCACCTTAATTTAACTGATGATCCTTTTGTAGGAGCAACGGTAAAAGCAGGTAAATTAATACCCCCAGATTTACCTGGTTTAGGAGTTAAAC
- a CDS encoding DUF4230 domain-containing protein: MKSQLRGLAIFTTLLLIGCWQFNQRWREFFLTNLQPITTIEVDNSSLIIEQLRQVSQLSTVIFTTESLIPTKAERTLGQFVVGRTELIYLAQGEVRAGINLAELKPEHLQQTETGLEIILPPPEILDSKIDVKRSQVYHYHRGFLALGPDLAPELQSQAQRRALDRIVASACQRGILTQANLETQVVVTQLLESAGHENITVKTQEPSKSACNVRMVR, from the coding sequence ATGAAATCCCAGTTGCGCGGTCTGGCTATTTTCACTACCTTATTACTAATTGGTTGTTGGCAATTCAATCAGCGTTGGCGAGAGTTTTTCCTGACTAACTTACAACCAATCACCACAATAGAGGTGGACAACTCATCCCTGATTATTGAACAATTACGTCAAGTTAGTCAACTCAGTACAGTTATTTTTACCACAGAGTCCTTGATTCCTACTAAAGCAGAAAGAACTCTAGGTCAATTTGTCGTAGGGAGAACAGAATTAATCTATTTAGCCCAAGGAGAAGTACGCGCGGGAATTAATTTAGCTGAATTAAAACCCGAACATCTTCAACAAACCGAAACTGGTTTAGAGATTATTCTACCACCACCAGAAATTTTAGACAGCAAAATCGATGTTAAGCGATCGCAAGTTTATCACTATCACCGTGGTTTTTTGGCTTTAGGACCAGATTTAGCCCCTGAATTGCAATCCCAAGCACAAAGACGCGCACTTGATCGAATCGTAGCTAGTGCTTGTCAGCGTGGCATCCTGACTCAAGCTAATCTAGAAACCCAAGTAGTAGTTACTCAATTATTAGAAAGTGCCGGACATGAGAATATCACTGTTAAGACCCAAGAACCTTCTAAAAGTGCTTGTAATGTTAGAATGGTAAGATAA
- a CDS encoding ArsA family ATPase: MARILTFLGKGGSGRTTIAIAAAHKLALQGSRVLFVGQGVDPTWSKALGITPNLEPQAIEPNLKVVQLAATLLLEKAWDELKALEKQYLRSPILNNVYGQELGILPGMDEALALNALREYDASGDYDIIIYDGIDSFHTIRMFAIPEILSWYFRRFRKLITESDLGKALSPFIQPITATILNVSWSFDNFAPEPNNRANQILTDGMAALADPQRISAYLVIDSQPEAIDRAQSLWGSAQQVGLTVAGVLLNQRGITPEIQELFEPLSFTDIPHTNTNDLTVISDALPDLQTTRHAPLPVKIDINAKEVRVFLPGFNKKQVKLSQSGPEITIDAGDQRHNLLLPTPLAGKPVKGAKFEHNYLVISL; encoded by the coding sequence ATGGCACGGATTCTGACTTTTTTAGGTAAAGGTGGTAGTGGTCGTACAACTATAGCGATCGCCGCTGCTCATAAACTCGCTCTCCAGGGTAGCCGTGTGCTATTTGTAGGACAAGGAGTTGACCCAACTTGGAGTAAAGCTTTAGGAATCACTCCTAATCTTGAACCCCAAGCTATTGAACCTAATCTCAAGGTAGTACAATTAGCTGCTACTTTATTACTAGAAAAAGCTTGGGATGAACTCAAAGCACTAGAAAAGCAGTATCTACGTTCCCCCATCTTAAATAACGTCTATGGTCAAGAGTTGGGGATCTTACCAGGAATGGATGAAGCTCTTGCTCTTAACGCTTTGCGGGAGTATGATGCTAGTGGAGACTATGATATTATCATCTATGATGGTATCGATAGTTTTCACACCATTCGGATGTTCGCTATACCTGAGATTCTCAGTTGGTATTTTCGACGTTTTCGCAAACTAATTACCGAATCTGACCTAGGTAAGGCTTTATCACCCTTTATTCAACCTATTACCGCAACTATTCTCAACGTATCTTGGAGTTTTGATAACTTTGCTCCTGAGCCGAATAACCGTGCTAATCAAATTCTAACCGATGGAATGGCAGCTTTAGCAGATCCTCAGCGTATCTCTGCTTATTTAGTGATAGACTCTCAACCAGAAGCTATAGATAGAGCACAATCTCTCTGGGGATCAGCCCAACAAGTGGGTTTAACCGTAGCAGGAGTCTTACTCAATCAACGTGGTATCACGCCTGAGATACAAGAATTATTCGAGCCATTAAGTTTTACAGATATTCCTCATACCAATACCAATGATTTAACAGTAATTAGCGACGCTTTACCAGATTTACAAACCACTCGACACGCACCCCTACCCGTTAAGATAGATATCAACGCTAAAGAAGTGCGGGTATTCTTACCAGGTTTTAACAAGAAACAAGTCAAATTAAGTCAATCAGGACCAGAAATCACTATCGACGCGGGAGATCAACGTCATAACCTTCTCTTACCTACTCCTCTGGCTGGTAAACCCGTTAAAGGTGCTAAATTTGAACATAATTATCTAGTTATCTCTCTTTGA
- a CDS encoding inositol monophosphatase codes for MSLNQFWTEILDFTENLTKEVGDRLVLDFGKLTPERKSDGTLVTQADKWSDQVIREAIAAKFPTHGVLTEETEHIFPQQDWCWIVDPIDGTTNFTRGIPIWGISLGLLYQGTPVFGLVHFPQIQQTFHGYWYGKTNLTGPVGAYLNHQPIHTSSDSPSQNHIFNLCARSTSILKNPFPCKIRLIGVASYNILLVACGAALGGVEATPKIWDIAAVWAILQAAGGCFTLLNPESNFPLEVGKNYRQVNFPCLTTSNAELVSVFKPKVLELHY; via the coding sequence ATGTCTCTAAACCAATTCTGGACAGAAATACTCGATTTTACAGAAAATCTTACTAAAGAAGTAGGCGATCGCTTAGTCTTAGACTTTGGTAAACTAACTCCTGAACGTAAAAGCGATGGAACATTGGTTACTCAAGCAGATAAATGGTCAGATCAAGTAATTAGAGAGGCGATCGCTGCTAAATTCCCAACCCATGGTGTCTTAACCGAAGAAACAGAGCATATTTTCCCCCAACAGGATTGGTGTTGGATTGTCGATCCCATTGATGGAACAACCAACTTTACTAGAGGTATCCCGATTTGGGGAATATCCCTAGGGTTACTTTATCAAGGTACTCCTGTTTTTGGTTTAGTACATTTCCCTCAAATTCAACAAACCTTTCACGGTTATTGGTATGGTAAGACTAATTTAACAGGACCTGTGGGAGCATATCTCAATCACCAACCAATCCACACTAGTAGTGATTCCCCTAGTCAAAATCATATATTTAACCTTTGTGCGCGTAGTACGTCTATACTGAAAAACCCCTTTCCCTGTAAAATTCGTCTGATTGGGGTAGCTAGTTATAATATCTTATTAGTAGCTTGTGGTGCTGCACTAGGCGGAGTAGAAGCTACCCCCAAAATTTGGGATATAGCAGCGGTTTGGGCGATTCTGCAAGCAGCAGGAGGCTGTTTTACCTTACTTAATCCTGAATCTAATTTCCCTTTAGAAGTAGGTAAAAACTATCGTCAAGTTAATTTTCCCTGTTTAACCACTAGTAATGCTGAGTTAGTTTCGGTATTTAAACCTAAGGTTTTAGAATTACACTATTAA
- a CDS encoding tetratricopeptide repeat protein — MNSQQSNSQDYWYWYYQGKRQEDREAYEEAITSYEQAISIRSDDYWVWYRLANVLYGLERYEEVITSLDQALGIRTQDYWAWYYRGCVALEDLDEYQEALVSFKQALQQRPQDYWTWYRLGDTYRQLGEYTEAIASYQQSLDQRPQDYWAWYRQGDAYLRSGNYEEAIKCYKNALAVEAQDFWAWSKSGDAWRYLGDYLQGIRCYQKALAVKPEDEYNWYNQACCAAKIQQVELAVDCLRKAIAINPHNRDLAQTDPDFLLIRAEPLFQAI, encoded by the coding sequence ATGAATTCGCAACAATCAAACTCTCAGGATTATTGGTATTGGTATTATCAAGGTAAGAGACAAGAAGATAGAGAAGCTTATGAAGAGGCGATCACTTCTTATGAACAAGCTATTAGTATCCGTAGTGATGACTATTGGGTTTGGTATCGTCTAGCTAATGTTTTATATGGTTTAGAACGCTATGAGGAGGTTATCACTAGTTTAGACCAAGCTTTAGGGATTCGTACTCAGGATTATTGGGCTTGGTATTATCGAGGTTGCGTCGCTTTAGAAGATTTAGACGAATATCAAGAAGCTTTAGTTAGCTTTAAACAGGCATTACAACAACGACCTCAAGATTATTGGACTTGGTATCGACTCGGTGACACCTATCGTCAATTAGGAGAATATACCGAAGCCATAGCTAGTTATCAACAAAGTCTTGATCAACGACCTCAAGATTATTGGGCGTGGTATCGTCAGGGTGACGCTTATTTACGTTCTGGTAATTATGAAGAGGCGATAAAATGTTATAAAAATGCCCTAGCTGTAGAAGCCCAAGATTTCTGGGCTTGGTCTAAATCTGGCGATGCTTGGCGTTATCTCGGGGATTATCTTCAAGGAATTAGATGTTATCAAAAAGCTCTTGCCGTTAAGCCAGAGGATGAGTATAATTGGTATAATCAGGCTTGCTGTGCAGCTAAAATACAACAAGTAGAATTAGCGGTTGATTGTTTACGTAAGGCGATCGCTATTAATCCCCATAATCGTGATTTAGCGCAAACAGATCCTGATTTTCTTTTAATCCGCGCTGAACCGCTTTTTCAAGCTATCTAA
- a CDS encoding DUF2862 domain-containing protein: MEIGQKVKVYRLRDKQASDKLGKVGTIERYKMTDGSGVGVIVKFDDNTSIWFFEDEIKAID, from the coding sequence ATGGAAATCGGGCAAAAAGTTAAAGTATATCGTCTCAGAGACAAGCAAGCTAGTGATAAACTAGGGAAAGTCGGTACTATCGAACGTTATAAAATGACCGATGGTAGCGGAGTAGGAGTTATAGTCAAATTTGACGACAATACTTCTATTTGGTTTTTTGAAGACGAAATCAAAGCCATAGACTAA
- the tatC gene encoding twin-arginine translocase subunit TatC, which yields MSLFDHLEELRMRIFAALIAVVIGCIGCFIFVKPIVQLLQLPADGVKFLQLAPGEYFFVSIQVAGYSGILVASPFILYQITQFVLPGLTRRERRLIAPVVFGSTILFIAGIVFAYVALIPAALQFFINYGADVVEQLWSIDKYFKFVLLLLFSTGLAFQIPVIQSLLGALGIVSSQQMLKGWRIVIVGSLVIGAILTPSTDPLTQSLLAGAVLGLYFGGIGVVRLMGK from the coding sequence ATGTCTTTATTTGATCATCTCGAAGAATTGCGTATGCGCATTTTTGCTGCTTTAATAGCAGTAGTAATTGGTTGTATTGGTTGTTTTATTTTTGTTAAACCCATCGTGCAATTACTCCAACTCCCAGCAGATGGTGTAAAATTTTTACAACTAGCACCAGGTGAGTATTTCTTTGTTTCTATCCAAGTAGCAGGTTATAGTGGGATACTCGTAGCTAGTCCCTTTATTCTCTACCAGATTACTCAATTTGTTTTACCAGGGTTAACCCGTCGAGAACGTCGTTTAATTGCTCCTGTGGTATTTGGTTCTACAATTTTGTTTATTGCAGGCATTGTCTTTGCTTATGTAGCTTTGATTCCTGCTGCTTTACAATTTTTTATTAATTATGGAGCTGATGTAGTTGAGCAATTATGGTCTATTGATAAATATTTTAAGTTCGTTTTGTTGTTATTATTTAGTACAGGTTTAGCTTTTCAAATTCCCGTCATTCAATCTCTTTTAGGTGCATTAGGGATTGTTTCTTCTCAACAAATGCTCAAAGGTTGGCGTATAGTTATAGTTGGCTCTTTAGTCATAGGAGCTATTTTAACTCCTTCTACCGATCCTCTGACCCAATCTCTCTTAGCTGGAGCAGTATTAGGCTTATATTTTGGCGGAATCGGGGTAGTTAGATTAATGGGTAAGTAA
- a CDS encoding type II toxin-antitoxin system HicB family antitoxin: MIVKARLEWDEDMKHFIAICPDLNHLSSSGKTEEEAIENLQEMIKNVLNSLPDNLFYDSKNLQEVKVIL, from the coding sequence ATGATTGTCAAAGCCAGATTAGAATGGGACGAAGACATGAAGCATTTTATAGCTATTTGTCCTGATTTAAATCATCTATCTTCTTCGGGAAAAACTGAGGAGGAAGCGATAGAAAACCTGCAAGAAATGATAAAAAATGTCTTAAACTCTCTTCCAGATAACTTATTTTATGATAGTAAAAATCTTCAAGAAGTAAAAGTTATTCTATGA